One genomic window of Nicotiana sylvestris chromosome 10, ASM39365v2, whole genome shotgun sequence includes the following:
- the LOC104218373 gene encoding UDP-glucosyltransferase 29-like: MEESQRNSLKVLMVPWSAHGHAAPFFELAKRLSKCNFYVYFCSTPVILNFLKQSQSNYFSNNHPNTKIQLVELNLPSSPKLPLENQTTKGLPRHHFPILLNSYEMAGPNFSNIVTSPLPAVSYIIIGAATTSFFYHLYAFDGARDFPFPEIFLPRYELEKLYSKNASMTKFIDDIYASSGVAMSQDIIFINNWKCTETKYMEYFSILTKKNVISVGPLIGKTESKMEDSENIIQWLDQRDPSSTLYAAFGSECVVNKEEIEEIARRLELSNVNFIWVVNFSFDEKISAHGHATPFFELAKRLSKCNFYVYFCSTPIILNFLKESQANFFSNNHSNTKIQLVELHLPSTLELPLEYQTTKGLPRHLFPILLNSYKMAGPSFSNIVTNLNPNLIIYDIFQNWAPKIASALHIPAVSYIIIGAATASFFYHLYAFDGARDFPFPEIFLPRYELEKLYSKNASMTKFIDDIYASSGVAMSQDIILINNWKCSETKYMEYFSILTKKNVISVGPLIGKTESRVEDSEEIIQWLDQRDPSSTLYAAFGSECVVNKEEIEEIARGLELSNVNFIWVVNFSFDDKISGIDGILPEGYIERVKERGMIVAKWAPQAKILRHSNIGGFLNHCGSNSILESLHFGVPLIAMPVLVDQFIAARYMVELGVGLEVKREENGKVKAEETAKAIKNLMVEKKGEELREKSRELSEKIKREEDKEIDEAVVELQKLCLKNKNLS, translated from the exons ATGGAAGAAAGTCAAAGAAACTCTCTCAAAGTTCTAATGGTTCCATGGTCAGCCCATGGCCATGCAGCCCCATTTTTTGAACTAGCAAAAAGACTATCCAAATGCAATTTCTATGTATATTTTTGCTCAACTCCAGTCATTCTTAATTTCCTCAAACAAAGCCAATCCAATTATTTCTCAAATAATCATCCAAACACAAAAATCCAACTAGTTGAACTTAACTTGCCATCTTCCCCAAAACTTCCTTTAGAAAATCAAACAACCAAAGGCCTACCTAGACATCATTTCCCCATTCTCTTGAATTCTTACGAAATGGCAGGTCCAAATTTTTCTAATATAGTAACAAGT CCTCTTCCTGCTGTTAGCTATATCATTATTGGAGCAGCAACAACTTCATTTTTCTATCATCTTTATGCGTTCGATGGTGCAAGAGATTTTCCATTTCCAGAAATTTTTCTACCTCGTTACGAGTTGGAAAAATTGTACTCCAAAAATGCATCCATGACTAAATTTATAGATGACATTTATGCTAGTAGTGGGGTTGCAATGTCACAAGATATCATTTTCATCAACAATTGGAAGTGCACTGAGACTAAGTACATggaatatttttcaattttaactAAGAAAAATGTTATCAGTGTCGGTCCGCTGATAGGAAAAACAGAGAGCAAAATGGAAGACTCTGAAAATATCATACAATGGCTAGACCAAAGGGATCCATCTTCAACATTGTATGCAGCATTTGGTAGTGAATGTGTAGTGAACAAGGAAGAAATCGAAGAAATTGCTCGTAGACTAGAGCTTAGTAATGTTAATTTCATATGGGTTGTTAATTTTTCATTTGATGAGAAGATTAGTG CCCATGGCCACGCAACCCCATTTTTTGAACTAGCCAAAAGACTATCCAAATGCAATTTCTATGTATACTTTTGTTCAACTCCCATTATCCTTAATTTCCTCAAGGAAAGCCAAGCCAATTTCTTCTCAAATAATCATTCAAACACAAAAATCCAACTAGTAGAGCTTCACTTGCCATCTACACTTGAACTTCCTCTAGAATATCAAACAACCAAAGGCTTACCTAGACATCTTTTTCCAATTCTCTTGAATTCTTATAAAATGGCAGGTCCAAGTTTTTCTAATATAGTAACAAATCTCAATCCAAATTTGATCATATATGATATTTTCCAAAATTGGGCACCAAAAATAGCCTCGGCGTTACATATTCCTGCTGTTAGCTATATCATTATTGGAGCAGCAACAGCTTCATTTTTCTATCATCTTTATGCATTCGATGGTGCAAGAGATTTTCCATTTCCAGAAATTTTTCTACCTCGTTACGAGTTGGAAAAACTGTACTCCAAAAATGCATCCATGACTAAATTTATAGATGACATTTATGCTAGTAGTGGGGTTGCAATGTCACAAGATATCATTTTGATCAACAATTGGAAGTGCTCTGAGACTAAGTACATGGAATATTTCTCAATTTTAACTAAGAAAAATGTTATCAGTGTCGGTCCGCTGATAGGGAAAACAGAGAGCAGAGTGGAAGACTCTGAAGAAATCATACAATGGCTAGACCAAAGGGATCCATCTTCAACATTGTATGCAGCATTTGGTAGTGAATGTGTAGTGAACAAGGAAGAAATCGAAGAAATCGCTCGTGGACTAGAGCTTAGTAATGTTAATTTCATATGGGTTGTTAATTTTTCATTTGATGACAAGATTAGTGGTATCGATGGGATTCTGCCAGAAGGATACATTGAACGTGTGAAAGAGCGGGGCATGATTGTGGCCAAATGGGCACCTCAAGCAAAGATACTAAGGCATTCTAATATTGGTGGATTTCTAAATCATTGTGGATCAAATTCTATATTAGAAAGTTTACATTTTGGGGTGCCTTTAATTGCTATGCCAGTGCTTGTTGATCAATTTATAGCTGCAAGATATATGGTGGAGCTTGGTGTTGGTTTGGAAGTAAAGAGAGAGGAAAATGGAAAAGTGAAAGCTGAGGAGACAGCAAAAGCTATAAAGAATTTAATGGTGGAGAAAAAAGGGGAAGAATTAAGGGAGAAATCAAGGGAATTGAGTGAGAAGATAAAAAGGGAAGAAGATAAAGAGATTGATGAAGCTGTGGTTGAGCTTCAAAAGCTTTGTTTGAAGAATAAAAACCTTTCTTGA
- the LOC104218372 gene encoding chalcone synthase G-like, whose protein sequence is MASLCHIPFQKQMSNCRTVHPIFGQKSRLLIKNLAKSFVPAKTATVEEIRRAQRAEGPATVLAIGTATPSNCFYQCTYPDYFFRVTNSEHKTKLKEKFKRMCDGSMIKKRYLHLTEEILKKNPNICEYKASSFDARQEIAIVEVPKLGQEAAEKAIKEWGQSKSKITHLVFCTTTSVEIPGADYQLTKLLGLDPSVKRLMMYQQGCFGGGSSLRLAKDLAENNKGARVLVVCSEITVLSFHAPSDTELDVLVGQALFSDGASAVIVGSDPILTVERPLFEIVFATQTLLPDSGHAIYGNLCESGLVAHMHKDVPILVSKDIEKIIEEVFRPLGISDWNSIFWVAHAGGRAILDQIEVKLGLKPEKLRAARHVMSEYGNMGSACVLFVLDEMRKASIKEGLGTTGEGLEWGALCGFGPGLTIETIVLHSISI, encoded by the exons ATGGCAAGCCTTTGCCATATCCCCTTCCAAAAACAAATGTCGAATTGTCGAACTGTCCATCCTATATTTGGACAAAAGTCTCGACTCTTGATAAAAAACCTAGCAAAATCATTTGTTCCGGCAAAAACGGCCACTGTTGAGGAAATTCGTAGGGCACAACGGGCGGAGGGGCCGGCCACCGTGTTGGCCATCGGAACAGCCACTCCTTCCAATTGTTTTTATCAATGTACCTATCCTGACTATTTTTTCCGTGTCACTAACAGCGAGCATAAAACCAAGCTTAAGGAGAAGTTTAAGCGCATGT GTGATGGATCAATGATTAAAAAGAGGTATTTACACTTAACAGAGGAAATCTTAAAAAAGAATCCTAATATTTGTGAATACAAAGCATCTTCCTTTGATGCTAGGCAAGAAATTGCGATTGTTGAAGTACCAAAACTTGGGCAGGAAGCCGCCGAAAAGGCCATTAAAGAATGGGGGCAGTCTAAGTCCAAGATTACTCATTTGGTGTTTTGCACCACTACTAGTGTGGAGATTCCTGGCGCTGACTATCAACTTACTAAGCTTCTTGGACTTGATCCATCAGTCAAGCGACTCATGATGTATCAACAAGGTTGTTTTGGTGGTGGCTCTTCTCTACGATTAGCCAAGGATTTGGCCGAGAATAACAAGGGTGCTCGCGTCCTTGTTGTTTGCTCAGAAATCACTGTGCTCAGCTTTCATGCCCCAAGTGACACCGAGTTAGATGTTTTGGTTGGGCAAGCTCTCTTCAGTGATGGTGCATCAGCTGTCATTGTTGGTTCAGATCCAATCCTAACTGTGGAAAGGCCTTTGTTTGAGATTGTATTCGCAACTCAAACTCTTCTCCCAGATAGTGGACATGCAATCTATGGTAACCTCTGTGAGTCTGGGCTAGTAGCCCATATGCATAAGGATGTTCCAATACTAGTCTCAAAAGACATTGAGAAGATCATAGAGGAAGTATTCCGGCCTTTGGGCATTTCAGATTGGAACTCAATCTTTTGGGTAGCTCATGCGGGTGGACGTGCAATTTTGGATCAAATTGAAGTAAAGTTGGGCCTAAAGCCTGAAAAACTCAGGGCTGCAAGGCATGTCATGAGTGAATATGGGAACATGGGCAGTGCTTGTGTTCTGTTTGTTTTGGATGAGATGAGGAAAGCCTCTATCAAGGAAGGGTTAGGTACCACTGGTGAAGGGCTGGAGTGGGGCGCGCTTTGTGGTTTTGGACCTGGACTAACAATTGAGACAATTGTCCTTCACAGTATCTCTATTTAA